The nucleotide window CAGCGTCATCTTGCCCACGGGCAGGAAGGGAAACTGGTCTTCGGGCCAGATCTTGGTGTCGTCGAGCGGGTCGAAGTCCAGCTCAGGGTGCTCGTCGTCGCTCATAATCTGCACGCACAGTTCCCACTCGGGGAATTCGCCCTTGGCAATGTGCTCGAACAGGTCTTGGGTGGCGTGGTTGAAGTTTTTGGCCTGAATGGCCTCCGCTTCCTGGGCCGTCAGGTTTTTAATGCCCTGCAGCGGCTCCCAGTGGTATTTCACCAGCACGGCGTCGCCTTGCGCATTTACCCACTTATAGGTGTTCACGCCCGAGCCCTGCATCTGCCGGTAGTTAGCCGGAATGCCCCAGGGCGAAAACAGGAAGGACACCATGTGCATGGCCTCCGGGGTGTTGCAGATAAAGTCGAAAATCCGCTCCCCGCTCTGGCGGTTGGTTACCGGGTCGGGCTTCTGGGAGTGAATCAGATCCGGGAACTTCATGGCGTCGCGGATGAAGAACACCTTCAGGTTATTGCCCACCAAATCCCAGTTGCCGTCCTCGGTGTAGAACTTCACGGCGAAGCCGCGGGGTCGCGCAGGGTTTCGGGCGAGTGGCCGCCGTGGCCTACGGTGCTGAAGCGCACGAACACCGGCGTCTGCTTCCCTTTTTCCTGGAACAGCTTGGCGCGGGTATACTTGGCAATAGGCTCCCCGCCTACCGTGCCGTAGGCTTCGAATACGCCGTGGGCGCCGGCGCCGCGGGCGTGCACCACCCGCTCCGGAATCCGCTCCCGGTCGAAGTGGCTGATTTTTTCGATGAAGGCGTAGTTCTCCAGCGTGGCCGCACCCCGGTTGCCGATGGTGCGGATGTTCTGGTTGTTGGTGAGCGGGTGGCCCTGGCGGGTAGTCAGGGTCTGGGCATTCTCCCCGTCAGCCGTGCGCGAGTCGTGGGAGGTGCCGGCGCCCGTGACAGCCGTGCCCGTGCCGTCGCCGGATACATCGTGGCCATTGGAGCCAGCCGCGCCGTTCTGGTTCTGTTCTTCGTTCTGTGCCATTGGTATTTTGGGATGGATTGGAAGTAGTAAAATACCAAAAAAGAGTGAGAATGTTTTATAACGAATCCGGACCGATTATCCCTTTTCAAGGACAGGGCTAGCTTGAGCCACACGCTTTCCGCTTGGCCAAAACGCTTTCGGCCGGATTGCAGCACCATATTTCTGACTTAACTCTCTTGCACTGAAGGCCTATTACTTACCAGTTGAGCAGAGGCCCTGCCTGCCCAACGAAGGAGCAAGCCGGCACTGGCAGAACCAAATCTTATACTTTAGCCCGACTAGCAACCAGGGTAATGCACAGACCCATGACGGCAATAATGGAAAAGGAAATCCGCAGGCTCGCAGCTCCGGCAACCAGTCCAATCAGCGGCGGCCCGATCAGAAAGCCCAGGAACCCAACCGTGGACACGGCGGCCAGCGCCACGCCCGGCGACATTGTAGAAGCCTTGCCCGCCGCGCTATACACTAGTGGCACCACCGACGAGACGCCGAAGCCCACCAGTAAAAAACCCAGCACCGCCGTGGGCAAAGCCGGCAGCAACACGGCCAGTAGCAGGCCCGCCGCCGTGAGCAACCCACTGACTTGTAATACCGCCCGCACGCCGTAGCGGTGGGCAAACCAGTCGGCCACGAAGCGCCCCCGGCCATGGTGCTCATAAAAGCCGTGTAGCCCACGCCCACCCAGGCTGGTTCGGCCTGCACTACCTTGCGAAAGTAAATGCCGCTCCAGTCGAACATGGCTCCCTCACAAATCATGGAGCAGAAGGCAATCAGGCCCAGGCCTAGCAAGGCTTTGTCGGGCCGGGCAAAAATGGGCTGATTCGCTTCCCCACCCCGGTCTTCGCGCAACGTGTAGGGCCAACACCCGACCAGCCCTACCAAAATAGCGCCCCAGATAACGGCAAAGTGCCCGAGCGGATCAATGCCCCGCGCACTCATGAAATTACCAATGGCCGCCCCGGTAAACCCGGCCAGACTCCACAAACCATGAAAAGCGGCCATAATCGGGCGCTGATATAAGGCTTCCACGCCCACGGCCTGCGTGTTGACGGCAATATTGGTCAGGTTGCTGGTTACCCCGTAGAGAAACAAGCAGGCTACCAGCTGATACAGATTCTGGGCCCAGCCAATGCTGACTAGCGTACTGCTGTAGAGCACAGCGCCCACCAGCGCCATTCTGCGGCTACCTTGCGTAGCGACCAACCACCCGGCCAAAGGCAAGGATAACATCAGACCCACGGGCAAGGTGATAAGCACCAGGCCCAGTTCGGCTTCCGTCAGGCCCATCTTCTGCTGAATGCTGGGAATGCGGGACGCCCAGCTGGCAAAGCACAGGCCCTGCAGAAAAAACAGTGTACTGACGGCCAGCCGGTGCGCCTTTACCGACACTTGACCCGGGGAAAGCAATGAAAGCATAAACATTTGATTTAAAGCATTTTTCCCACCCTCACTAGCAGCTCTACTATACCTGACTAGCCAATATTCTGCAAGGAGAAAGAAGCATGGGAACCGGCCTTTTCGCTCAACCAAAATCAGGTTGGGAGCGGTTGTTGTAGGGCCCGGCAAGCCACCCGGTGAGCGGGCGGCAGCGCGGCCCCATCAACAACCGCGCTAAATATTTTTGGCAGCGGGAACGAATTACCGTTGGGCAGACTTTGTACGGCCACCTGCTCCTGGGCGGCGGTAGTTTGTCCAGAGCCGGGTTAAGCGTGTGTATGAAAAGATTGTTACTGTTCAAAAGTTCGCAGCGCCACGAGCGGCTAAGCCAGAAAATACGGACCGAGTTGAGCAAGCAGCTGGGGCTGGTGGGCACCTTGTCAGACTCGTGCCAGGAGCTTACGCTTACGCAGCTGAATGAATGTTTGCCGCTACTGCTGACTTTCCAGCCGCGGGCAGTGGAGGGCTGGCAGGATCAGGAGCACCACGGTGCCGCGCTTAGTCTATCCTTTCCCGGTGGCTACCGGCTGCTGCTTACCGTTTTTTGCCCGCCCCTGGACGCTCAACCCTGGTACCCGGACACGAAGATTTTTGTGTACAAAGACGCGCTGCTGAGCACGTATCTGGCCTGCCACCACAGCCATCTGTGCGCCGCTCTGCACCGCAGCCTGCAGGTGCTCAGCCAGCGCCAGCCGTTGAAACTGGCCCAGTAAGCCCCGGCTAGTGCCCGCGGGCCAGCAGGGCTATGCCTACCACAATGCTGACCAGCCCCAGCGCCTGGGACCACGACAGCGCCTCGCGCAGCACAACTAGGCCCAGCACGGCCGTAAGCAGCACCGAACCGCCCACAATTACCGGCGTGCCGACCGAGGAAGGCACCCCGCGGCTAAAGACCACGAACGTCAGGATTTCGGCTAGCCCCACGCCCAGTCCGGCCATGGTAGCCAGCAGCAGTCCTTTGCCGGTAATGGGCAGCGGTTGGCCCAGCAGCTTAAGCCGAAGCAGCCACACGGCCCCCAGCGCAGCAGCTACCAGCTGCAGCACCACGGCCCCTACGGCGGCCGGAATTTGGTCGGCAGCCAGCTTGATAAAGAAATTGTAGAGCGCCAGGCAGAAAGCCGTAAGCAGCGCCAGAGCCAGCCAGGGCATGCTACTTGAGGCGCTCCAGCAACTCCTGCTGCCGGTGCTGCCAGTTCTGGTAGTCCTCCTTTTCGGCCCACTGCTCCTGCAGCTGCGACTTGCGCACCACGGCCTCCACGGCGCCAATGGCCAGTTCGCGCAGGTCTTCACTTTCGGCCGCGTCCAGCTTTACAATCACCGGAATCAGGTCGACGGGAAAATCCTGGGCGGGCTTGCCCAAAATGGCGGCTACAATTTCGGCCGCGGCCAGGGCTTCACTGGCTTCGGGTGCCTCTAAGGTGCCCTCCTCCTCAGCGGCGGTGGCTAAAGCCTCATAGAGTACGGCCTCGCTGTGGTTGTCGCGAAAATCCTCGGCGAAGTCGGCCGCCGCGTCGTTGTCAAAGTTGTAGTAGCCCCAGGTGCCCATAGGTGGTTTTCGGTTTTTAGGAGTAGCTAACGTAAAGTCGCTACGAATTGATTGGCGGGAACAAGATTGAGTGTGGCCCCAGCGCGGATTTTACGATGCGCCAACGCCCTTGCTTAGCGGCAATCCAGCGGTAGTTGTTCTTGTCGTCTGAGTCTAAACGCCAGTCAAGGTCTTCAGCCCAGTATAGCGTTTCATTTTGCCACCGGCAGACGGCCTCCAGCAGTACGGTAAAGCCGGTATCCGCATTTCGCTCATCCTGGAACCAGTTGAAGCTGACTACGTCCTGAAACTCGATTTCGATAACCGGGACATCCCGAAACTAACTTTGAAACACCATCCGTACGAAGGTGCGGTTGTCAAACCTCATAGCCAGGTGCTCACTGATAAACTCTCGGTTCTGCAGGGCTACTTCCATGATACAGCTATCATGAAAGCTCCGATAAACCCGCATGAGTTAGTCGATATCAGCTTGGCTCTGAAATAGGTTCTACTTCATTTGCAAGCAGTTAGGCGCCTTACTTAAACTTCTCCTTGAGAATCTCTAACTCCACGGCCGGGGAAATCTTCTCGTAGAGCACGTGGTAGGCCGCCGAGGTAATGGGCATGTGTACGCCGAGCTTCTTGTTGAGCTCGTGTATGCTCTTGACGGCGTAGTAGCCCTCGGCCACCATATTCATCTCCATCTGCGCCGACTTCACCGAGTAGCCCCGCCCGATCATGTTACCGAAGGTGCGGTTGCGCGAAAACTGCGAATAAGCTGTTACCAGCAAATCACCCAGGTAAGCCGAGGCCGACAGGTCGCGCGGCTGGGGTTCATGGCGTGCACGAAGCGCCGCATTTCCTGCACCGCGTTGCTCACTAGCACCGCCTGAAAATTGTCGCCGTAGCCTAGGCCGTGGGCAATGCCGCAGGTCAGGGCAATGATGTTTTTCATCACGGCGAAGTACTCGATGCCGTCGAGGTCCTCCATGGGGTGGGCCTTCACGTAGCGGTTGCGCAGCAGGTGGCAGAAGTCTTCGGCCAACGTCAGGCTGGGCGAGCCAATGGTCAGGTAGCTCTGCTTTTCCAGGGCCACTTCCTCGGCGTGGCAGGGCCCGGCCACCACCCCGATTCGGTCGTGGGCAAGCCGGAACCGCTCGGCCACGTAGTCGGTTACCAGCACGTTTTTGCTGGGCACCATGCCCTTGATGGCCGAAATGACGCGCTTGTTTTTGAGCAGGTCCCGGTCGAGCTTGTCCAGGGAGCTTTGCACGAAGGCCGCGGGCACGGCCAGCACGAGCCAGTCGGCTTCTTCCACGGTTTCCTTGAGTTCGGTGGAGGGCAGCACCCGGTTCAGGTCGAAGGCCACCGAGGACAGGTAGCGCGGGTTGTGCCGGGTGCGCAGCAAGTGCTGCACGTCGTCTTTGCTGCGCATCCACCAGCCCACGCGGGCACCGTTTTCCGACAGAATCTTGGTAAGCGCGGTGGCCCAGGAGCCGCCGCCAATCATGGCTATTTTATCCACCGGGGATTGGGAATTTTAGAGGTCAGGGAGCCGAGTTTAGGCAAAAAAAATGAGAGGCTGGAAGCAGCAACTGCCTCCGGCCTCTCAACTACCCGAAAACGCGACTGTTAGCATTTAGTACGCGTTTATTAGCATTTGGCCTGCGCCTGTTAGGCCTTGGCGCTAGCGGCGGCTTACTTGTCGCCCTCGGGCTCCTCCTTCAGGGCCGCTTTGTTGATGGTCTTGGCGTCTTTCACCACGACCTGAGCACCGTCCTTGAGCGTTTTGGCCACGGCCCGGAACGGCCCGCTTACCACCTCGTCGCCGGCCTGCAGGCCGCTGCGGATTTCGATGTTGGCAAAGTCGCTGATACCGGTCTTAACGGGCGTCAGCACCGATTTGCCATTGCGGACGACGAATACCACTTCCTGAATTTCCGTTTTAGGCCCGGCCTTGGCACTCACCGGAATGGCGGCCCCTTTCTCCTCGGGCTTGGCCCCCGCGGTTAGGGTGCTGTCGGAGCGGGTCGTGACGGCAGCCAGCGGCACGCTCAGGACGTTACTTTTCCGGTCGGTAATCACGTCGACCGAAGCCGTCATGCCGGGGCGGAACGGCACGACCGTGCGGCCTTGCACGGTGCGCACCAGGTGGCGGTACGAGTCGGGCAGGAGGCGAATCCGAACCTCAAACTCGGTTACGGCCTCGGCCGTCAGCGCGTCCTTGGCCGTGTTGGCAATGCTGGTCACGATGCCGCGGAACTTCTCGTCCTTGCTGGCGTAGCTGTCCACTTCCACGTCGGCCGAGTCGCCGAGGTGCACGTTGATAATGTCGTTTTCATTCACGTTTACCCGCACTTCCATCGAGTTGAGGTTGGCAATGCGCATGATTTCGGTACCGGCCATCTGAGTGGTACCCACTACCCGCTCGCCTTTCTCCACGTTAAGCTTGCTCACCGTGCCGCTTACCGGGGCGTAAATCGTGGTTTTGTTCAGGTTCTTGCGGGCTTCCTCCAGGCCGGCCTGGGCGCTGGCCACATTGCTCTGGGCCGCCCGGATGCTCTGGCGGGCCGAGTTGATTTCCTCCTGAGAAGCATCATAGGCGGCTTTGCTGGCCTCGTAGTCGGCCTGCGAAATGACTTTCTGCTTGTAAAGCGAGGCGTTGCGGCGGTACGTCAACTCGGTTTGTTTGGCCGAGGCGATGAGCTGCTGCAGGCGGGCCTGGGTCTGGCCCACGTTGGCGCGCTGGGTGTTCACCGTAGCCGACTGCATGTTCACGTTGGCCTGGTAGTTATCAGGACGGATGCGCAGCAGCAGCTGGCCCTTCTTCACCGAGTCGCCCTCGGCCACGTACAGCTCGATGATTTCGCCGGATACGTCGGGAGAGATTTTCACTTCGGTTTCGGGCTGAATCTTGCCCGAGGCACTGACTTTCTCCACAATGGTCTGCGGCGCGGCTTTGGCCGTCATAACCTCCGTGCCGGCCGGCTGCCCTACCCAGCCCTTCTTTTTGGCGACTACAAAGCCGACAATCATCACCAGGACGACGAGTAATAAAGCGTAGAGTAAGCGGTTGTTTTTCATATTCGATAAAAAGCAAATCGAGGGTAAGAGGAAGCGAAACGGTGGAAAGTTGGGGCAAAAAAAGCAAGAAGCCAGTAGTCGGGACTAAATATCCCGGCTACTGGCTTCTCTTAACTGAAAATCGACTTACAAGCTAAGGGCACGTCCTTCGTAGAAATCCAGCACTTTACGCCGGAAGATGAACTCGTATTTGGCCTGAATCATGCTCGACTCGGCCCCATATAGGTTGTTTTTGGCAATGTTGAAGTCGGTGCCGTTGAGCAGGCCGTTGTTGAAGCGGATTTCCGCGTTGCGGTAGGCCGCGCTCAAAGCTTCCGTTTGGCGCTTGGCGGAGCCATAGCGACGCTGGGCGGCAATGGCGTCGGCGTAGGCCTGCTGAATGCTTTGGCGCAGCTCTAGGCGGGTTTGCTCGGCGCGCAACTCACTCTGCTTCACCCCAATAACGGAGCGCTGCACGTTGGTGCGGGCCTGCCAGCCGTTGAGAATCGGAATGGAAAGGTTGAACTGGACCTGCTTACCCAGGTTGTTTTTTACCTGGGAGCTGAAGCCTTCGGGCAGGGTTTCGAAGCGGGGCTGCAGAATACCGGCAAACACGCCCGGCACGGCCTGCGGACCCGTGGGTGTAAGCTGGTAAATAAAGCCCGAGGGTACGATGGTCGAGTCGCCGGTGAGCTTGCGCCCGATGCGGGCTGAGGAGTAGCCCGAGAAAATGCTGGCCCCGAAGGAAAGGCGCGGGAAATAAGCGCCGCGGGCTATTTCCGTCCCGCGCAGCGAGCTTTCTACCCGCAGGTCGGCGGCCTTAATTTCCGGCATCATGCCTACAGCCGTCTGGTAGGTGCCTTCCGGATTGGAGGCCAGCGGAGCCTCGTCGTCCGGGTCGGGCAGGCTGGGCACCTCAATCTCAAAGCCGGCGACGGAGGGCAGATTCAACAGCTGGGCCAGCTGCAGCTTGTAAAAAGCCACCTGGTTTTGGGCCGTAATCACGTTGAGCTCATCGGAGGCCAGCTGGGCCTGGCTGTCGAGCAGGTTGCTTTCGGCCACGCTGCCCGCTTTCAACAGCTTTTGCGTGCGGGCTACCTGCTGCTGGCTGCTGTTGACGCGCGCTTCGTTGGCCCGCACCAGCTCCTGGGCCAGCACCAGCTGCAAAAACGACGAGGCCACGTTCAGGGCAATGTCATTGCGCGACTTCTCGATGTCACTTAGGCCGGCCTGGTAGTCGAGCTGGTTGCGCTTAATCGTATTGCGCACCTGAAAGCCCGAGAACAGGTTCAAACCCGCCGTGGCCGAGAAGTTGTTGGCCCGGGTGGTCTGGTTCTGAAACTGAAAGGTGAGCGGGTCCACGTTGGTACCGTAGTTCCAGCTCTGGGAGGCCGAGGCGTTGGCGGTGGGCAGCTGACTCAGGCGGCTCTGGCGCAGGGTGGCCTCACTGAGCTCGGCCGAGAGCTGCGACTGCCGCACCGACAGGTTGTTTTGCAGGGCTACGTCGATGGCCCGCTGCAGGGTGTAGGGTCCGCTGGGCGCGGCCGCGGGCACCGAGCCGGCCGGGGGCTGGGTCGGCGTGGTCGTTTGGGCGGCGGCTGGCAGAACAGCGGCACTGAGCAGCAGCGCTCCGACGCCCGCCGTGGCTAACTGGTACAGAAACGGAGTACGAGGTGTTTTCATAGGGCAGAGCGCTGGCGAAGACCGGCGTAGCAAAAGTAATTATTCAATATTAGGAATATAAGTTACTCGGTGTACCCAGCTGAGCTGGCGCAGGTATTCGAGGGTTATTTCCTTGATACCCGAGTCCATTTCGATGAACTGCCGGGCCGCGTCGTTCTTGCCCTTCCGGCTCACGAACATGGTGGCAATGTTGCAGTCGTCGTGGGCAATGACCGAGGCAATGAAGGCAATAGAACCGGGCCGGTCGTCGGCATCCACGATGAGCGTGTGCAGGGAAGCCGAGAAATCGGAGGGAAACCCGTCGACTTCCACGATGCGGATTACGCCCCCGCCCCGGCTCTGCCCAATAACCTCCACGCTGTGGCCCGTGCGCTCGTCTCGCAGCTGCAGCCGGATGGTGTTGGGGTGCATGGTGGAGGCGTTGCCCACGCTCTGAAAGGTATACTGCAGGCCCGCCTGCGCGGCGTGCTCGAAAGCCTCGCGGATGCGCTTGTCGTCGGTGGCCATGCCCAGCAGGCCGGCCACGATGGCGCGGTCGGAGCCGTGGCCCTCGTAGGTGCGGGCAAACGAATTGTAGAAGGTAATAATGGCATGCGTGGGCAAGGAGCCCAGGATGCGGATGGCCGCGCTGGCAATCCGGACCACGCCCGCCGTATGGGAGCTGCTCGGCCCGATCATCACGGGCCCGATCATATCAAAAATGCTGCTTTTTTCGGCCATAAGTGGGCTAAAAGTAGGGGATTTGGCCGGGATACCAACCAAAATCGTCGGGCGTACGTAGGGGGTTGGCCCGCGCGAAACGCTGATGCCCCAGTAGATGGCTGCCGCGGGCCAAGGGTTGCCTGCAACTGGCAGTTTCGGCGGCTTTTTTGTTCCTTGTGCCGCCGTTGCCACCCAGACGGCTTCTTTTCTCCCGCTTCCAACCACCCCAACCAATGTCTTTGCCACAGGACGAATTCTCGCCCGCCGTGCTCGAACAGCTGCGCCGCTTGCAGCAGAAGTACGCCGCCGACGGTCAGGATCTGGCAGGCTACCTCGAGGGCCTGTACTACGCCGACTACGTCAACTACTGGGACTACATCGAGCTGGACACGCTGCTTTCGCTGCAGCGGCCCCTGACCCAGATTCCCGACGAGCGGATCTTTATCATGTACCACCAGATTACGGAGCTCTATTTCAAGCTCTGCCTCTGCGAGTACGAGCAAATCGGGCAACTCACGGCCCCGACCGTGGGTGAGCTGGTGCTGCGCCTGGGCCGCATCAACCGCTACTTCGAGAACCTGATTGACTCGTTCGACGTGATGGTTGACGGCATGGATAAGAATCAGTTTCTGCAGTTTCGCATGGCCCTGATGCCCGCCTCGGGCTTTCAGAGCGTGCAGTACCGCATGATTGAAATTGCCTCCACCTCGCTCGACAACCTGCTGAACAAAGAGAAGCGCCGCCTGCTGGGCGAAGCCGCCGCCCACGACGAGCTGATGGGCTGCATCTACTGGAAGGCCGGGGCCACTGTTGAGGAAACCGGTGCCAAAGCCCTGACCTTGATTCAGTTTGAGGAGAAATACACCAAGCAGCTCAGCCAGCACGCAGCCGAGTACCAGGACCGCAACGTGTGGACCATCGTGCAGCGCCTGCCCGAGGAAGACCGGCAGCACCCGCGCCTGCTGCGTCAGCTCAAGCTGCTCGACACCAACGTGAACATCAACTGGCCGCTGATGCACTTTAAGTCGGCGGTACGCTACCTGGAGCGCGACCCCACGGCCCTGGCGGCTACGGGCGGCACCAACTGGAAGAAGTACCTGCCTCCCAAGTTTCAGAAGCGCATCTTCTACCCCCAGCTCTGGACCTCGCAGGAACTGGAAGACTGGGGCAAAAACTGGGTGGAAAGCATCCTGGAGGAAGCCAGCTCCTAGTTTTATTCGCAACCAACAAAGCCCGGTACTGCAGCCTAACGTGACTGCGGTACCGGGCTTTTTCGGGTTGCCTGCTGGGTATGCTACAGGTTGTAGAGCATTTTCACGCCCTCGGTCAGCCCCGTAGGCTTGCGGCCCAGAATTGCTTCCAGCTCGGGGCTTACGTCGGCTTCTTGCCCGTTTTTGATGTCGGTCAGAAAGCCGAGGGTGCGCTGAACAGCCAGTTCCGGCACCCCGCGCTCCTGCATCTGGGCTGCAAACACAGCAGATTCCGCCGGTGCGTAGGTTACGTCCATTCCCGAGGCCGCCGTTAGAGCCGCAGCCACGTCGGTAAAGGAATACGACTCAGCGCCGGTGAAATGGTAGATTCGGTTGTCGCACGGGCCGGTTAGGAGCACGTTGGCAATAGCCTCCCCCATTTCGCTGCGCAGGGCATACGCCACCCGGCCCGCCCCAGCCGGCAGCTGTATGCCGGTTTCCAGCACCCGGGGGCCCGTAAACAGCGGCAGCACGTCCATGTAGAGAATATTGCGGAAAAGCACGTAGGGCAGTCCGCTGGCCTGAATGTAGGCTTCAGTCTGGAAATGCCGCTCCATCAACTGGTTGACCAGCGTGTGGGGGTCGCGCAGGGCCCGGCTGGTGTAGGCCAGGCACCGCACGCCAGCCTTTTTGGCGGCATCCACCACGTTGTAGTGCTGCTGCAGGGCCTCGTCCTCGCCCCCACCCGAGATGAGCAGTACTTTTTCCACGCCCTGCATGGCCCGCTCCAACGAAGCCAGGTCGTCGTAATTACCCTGGTGAATGGTGACGCCCTGCGCTTTCAGGTCGGCGGCTTTGTGCTCGTCGCGCACCAGGGCGGCCAAGCGGCTGGGGGCCGTTCTTTGCAAGAGCGTGTGCAGTACGGCGGTGCCAAGGTGGCCCGTTGCTCCGGTTACTAGTATCATGGGAATCGTCTGGTTAGTGAACAGCAGGGGTTGCCGGGGCTGCCCAGGACCGTGCTTAAGGTCCCTCTGGCAGCTTACCGAAAGTTGCTGCGACAAAATTCCCCGCTAGCGGAGCCGGATCAAATGGCCGGATGGCGGCAAGCTGTGGCGAAATGGCGGCAGTTGCGCTTAGCCGGCCTGCCGATAGGCCGAGGGCGAAAGTCCGCTGGTTTTCTTGAAAAACCGGCTAAAGG belongs to Hymenobacter cellulosilyticus and includes:
- a CDS encoding SDR family oxidoreductase — encoded protein: MILVTGATGHLGTAVLHTLLQRTAPSRLAALVRDEHKAADLKAQGVTIHQGNYDDLASLERAMQGVEKVLLISGGGEDEALQQHYNVVDAAKKAGVRCLAYTSRALRDPHTLVNQLMERHFQTEAYIQASGLPYVLFRNILYMDVLPLFTGPRVLETGIQLPAGAGRVAYALRSEMGEAIANVLLTGPCDNRIYHFTGAESYSFTDVAAALTAASGMDVTYAPAESAVFAAQMQERGVPELAVQRTLGFLTDIKNGQEADVSPELEAILGRKPTGLTEGVKMLYNL
- a CDS encoding MFS transporter, with the translated sequence MADWFAHRYGVRAVLQVSGLLTAAGLLLAVLLPALPTAVLGFLLVGFGVSSVVPLVYSAAGKASTMSPGVALAAVSTVGFLGFLIGPPLIGLVAGAASLRISFSIIAVMGLCITLVASRAKV
- a CDS encoding EamA family transporter, with the protein product MPWLALALLTAFCLALYNFFIKLAADQIPAAVGAVVLQLVAAALGAVWLLRLKLLGQPLPITGKGLLLATMAGLGVGLAEILTFVVFSRGVPSSVGTPVIVGGSVLLTAVLGLVVLREALSWSQALGLVSIVVGIALLARGH
- the sdaAB gene encoding L-serine ammonia-lyase, iron-sulfur-dependent subunit beta, with product MAEKSSIFDMIGPVMIGPSSSHTAGVVRIASAAIRILGSLPTHAIITFYNSFARTYEGHGSDRAIVAGLLGMATDDKRIREAFEHAAQAGLQYTFQSVGNASTMHPNTIRLQLRDERTGHSVEVIGQSRGGGVIRIVEVDGFPSDFSASLHTLIVDADDRPGSIAFIASVIAHDDCNIATMFVSRKGKNDAARQFIEMDSGIKEITLEYLRQLSWVHRVTYIPNIE
- a CDS encoding TolC family protein yields the protein MKTPRTPFLYQLATAGVGALLLSAAVLPAAAQTTTPTQPPAGSVPAAAPSGPYTLQRAIDVALQNNLSVRQSQLSAELSEATLRQSRLSQLPTANASASQSWNYGTNVDPLTFQFQNQTTRANNFSATAGLNLFSGFQVRNTIKRNQLDYQAGLSDIEKSRNDIALNVASSFLQLVLAQELVRANEARVNSSQQQVARTQKLLKAGSVAESNLLDSQAQLASDELNVITAQNQVAFYKLQLAQLLNLPSVAGFEIEVPSLPDPDDEAPLASNPEGTYQTAVGMMPEIKAADLRVESSLRGTEIARGAYFPRLSFGASIFSGYSSARIGRKLTGDSTIVPSGFIYQLTPTGPQAVPGVFAGILQPRFETLPEGFSSQVKNNLGKQVQFNLSIPILNGWQARTNVQRSVIGVKQSELRAEQTRLELRQSIQQAYADAIAAQRRYGSAKRQTEALSAAYRNAEIRFNNGLLNGTDFNIAKNNLYGAESSMIQAKYEFIFRRKVLDFYEGRALSL
- a CDS encoding efflux RND transporter periplasmic adaptor subunit, producing the protein MKNNRLLYALLLVVLVMIVGFVVAKKKGWVGQPAGTEVMTAKAAPQTIVEKVSASGKIQPETEVKISPDVSGEIIELYVAEGDSVKKGQLLLRIRPDNYQANVNMQSATVNTQRANVGQTQARLQQLIASAKQTELTYRRNASLYKQKVISQADYEASKAAYDASQEEINSARQSIRAAQSNVASAQAGLEEARKNLNKTTIYAPVSGTVSKLNVEKGERVVGTTQMAGTEIMRIANLNSMEVRVNVNENDIINVHLGDSADVEVDSYASKDEKFRGIVTSIANTAKDALTAEAVTEFEVRIRLLPDSYRHLVRTVQGRTVVPFRPGMTASVDVITDRKSNVLSVPLAAVTTRSDSTLTAGAKPEEKGAAIPVSAKAGPKTEIQEVVFVVRNGKSVLTPVKTGISDFANIEIRSGLQAGDEVVSGPFRAVAKTLKDGAQVVVKDAKTINKAALKEEPEGDK
- a CDS encoding DUF4259 domain-containing protein, which codes for MGTWGYYNFDNDAAADFAEDFRDNHSEAVLYEALATAAEEEGTLEAPEASEALAAAEIVAAILGKPAQDFPVDLIPVIVKLDAAESEDLRELAIGAVEAVVRKSQLQEQWAEKEDYQNWQHRQQELLERLK
- a CDS encoding tryptophan 2,3-dioxygenase family protein, which codes for MSLPQDEFSPAVLEQLRRLQQKYAADGQDLAGYLEGLYYADYVNYWDYIELDTLLSLQRPLTQIPDERIFIMYHQITELYFKLCLCEYEQIGQLTAPTVGELVLRLGRINRYFENLIDSFDVMVDGMDKNQFLQFRMALMPASGFQSVQYRMIEIASTSLDNLLNKEKRRLLGEAAAHDELMGCIYWKAGATVEETGAKALTLIQFEEKYTKQLSQHAAEYQDRNVWTIVQRLPEEDRQHPRLLRQLKLLDTNVNINWPLMHFKSAVRYLERDPTALAATGGTNWKKYLPPKFQKRIFYPQLWTSQELEDWGKNWVESILEEASS